In Chitinophaga sp. H8, the sequence CTGCGGGAACTTCTCACTCAGGTTGATCACACCATTTATTCCATCCGTTGTTTTTTTAACAAGTATAATGTTGATGATCCCGGCAAGTCCTTCCGCATCATATTTAGCGGGAGGTGTGGTAATCACTTCAATCTCTTTTATAGAGGAGGCTGGCATGCTGCCCAACACTTCTTTAGGATTGTGGGTCAACATACCTGAGGGTTTGCCGTTGATGAATATTTTATAACTGGAATTACCTTTCAGCAGCATGTTATTACTGGCGTCCAGGGATAGAAAGGGAATTTTACGCATCATTTCCAGTACACTTTTCGATCTGCTGTCCGGATCTGCCTGGAGATCGTAAATAATGCGGTCGGCCTCCTGCCGGATAACGGGTTTTTGAGCCCTGACATTTACTTCCCCCAGTGTTTTTACCTGCTGGGTACCGGAATTTTGTAAAGCAGATGGTGCTGTTTGTCCAGTGGCATTTTCATACTGGCATAGCAAGGTCAGCACGCAGACAATAAATGACTGGCACAGTGTTTTCATATATGCGGTAATTAGACGGTAACTGCTACAGGGTAAGCGGGCTTAATAAAATAATATGGGGATTAAATTTCTTTATCCTTCCGGATGAGCAGGAAATAAGTGAGGAAGCCTGCACCGATAAATATTACTTCAACACCCCAGGGAATGGGAGATGTTTCTGCCTCAAAAGGAAGCAGTCCGATAACCACAAGACCTATCCCTCCAAAGAGAAAAAGAATACCCCATTTGAGAGAGGACACCTTATTGCCTTGTTTGGTCAGCAGGCGGAGATACTGCTCATCCAGCTTCCCTGATCTGATAATACGTCTTTTGAGGAGATAATTCATAAACTCCATCCCCACTACAGCGATGATACCGGTAACCGCCGTGATCATAAAAAAACCGAATAATGCTTCCATAACTTTATTTTTCGTGTGAATATTTGCTTGTTACAATCAGTAGTCACATAAAAGAATAAAAAGGTTGCAGAATATCCTAAAAAAAGGTTGCAACATTTTGAAAGTGCATGGTGTCTTCTTAATAATAATGATAAGGAAATGAAAACAATTTTTTTTATACATTTAAGTATCGGGCCTTTATCTGCTAGTTAATGTTTAATGAAAGAGAAATTATTTCGCGGATATTAAACGGTGATTTGCAAGCCTTTGAATTATTGGTAAAACAATATCAACAACTTGTATTTTACATCGTTAACAAACTCGTAAAGGAGCAGCCTGATACGGAAGATATTTCTCAGGAAGTATTCATTAAGGTGTATGAAAACCTCCGGAATTTTTCCTTTAAATCGAAGTTATCTACCTGGATAGCAAGTATTGCCTACCGTACTGCACTGAATCATATCAGGGATAATAAAAAAGCCCGGATAATGCATTCCGGGGAGGATATAGCAGATTTTTACTTTACCACCGAAACTCCGGAACGGCTATCAGAACAAAAGGACATTACCGCTTATATTAACAAGCTGATAGCTGAGATGCCGCTACCGTATAAAAGTGTACTCACCTTATATCATATGAACGAGCTTTCTTATCAGGAAATTGAGCAGATCACAGGAATGCCGGAGGGTACAGTAAAAAATTATCTGTTCAGAGCGCGTAAACTTTTAAAAGATAAACTTAAATCTTGTTTAAAAGATGAATACATCAGAAAACCAGACTGAAAGAGCAATGCAGGAGTGGCTTGAAAAAACGTTGGAAAATGAGCTCCCTGCGGATGCAACTGCTTTTAACCAGGAAGAACAAAAAGAACTGGAAGCATACCGGTTGTTGTTCAGGTCGCTGAATGAAAAACCGGCAGTGGGGCCCTCTTATGCTTTTTCGGCTAATGTCCTCACAAAAATACAGGCACGGAAAGATTACAGTGTTAAGCTCAAATGGAGTTTTATGCTTCCCCTGGGCATTTTATTGGTGATAACCGTCACTTATATCGCCGCTGCTTATTTTCACAGCACTTTTGCCAACGCGGCCATTTCCCTGGTTACACAGTTCAGATGGCAATTCATCTTTGGAATTAGTTGCTTTTTAATTATTCAGTATCTCGATCAGCAATTAGTCAGAAAAAAAATCCTGCGCCACTAAATAATACGGCCTGCAATATGCATTGCAGGCCGCTAAACATCCTTCAAACAGGATCAAAGGGAAATACCCCTTTTCCATGGAATGAAATCTTCCTGCCCATTGCGCACTGCCGCTACTTCAATATCTCCACTGGCTACCTGAATAATATAATCCAGGATTCTTTCCCCGGCAGCTTCCACAGACTCTTTCCCATCAATAATATCTCCGGTATTAAGATCAATGATATCGTTCATTTTCCTGGCCAGGATACTATTAGTCGCAACTTTTACTACTGGCGCGATGGGATTACCGGTAGGCGTACCCAACCCCGTAGTAAACACGACTACATTCGCACCGGCTCCCACCTCGGCTGTGGTAGACTCCACATCATTACCGGGCGTACATAGCAAATTTAATCCTGCCCGGGTTACTTTTTCGGGGTAATCCAATACGGCTGTAACCGGAGAGCTTCCCCCCTTTCTGGCGGCACCTGCCGATTTCATCGCATCCGTAATCAACCCGTCTTTGATATTACCCGGAGAAGGGTTCATATCAAAACCAGAACCCACTTGCTGCGCCCGGAGGCTATATGTTTTTATCAGGTCCGCAAAACGTACTGCGTTATCAGGATCTGTACAGCGGTCTATCAGGTTTTGTTCTACCCCGCACAGCTCAGGAAATTCGGCCAGTATCACCGCTCCTCCCATGGCTACCAGAAGATCTGAGGCATGCCCCAGCGCGGGATTAGCTGAGATACCGGAAAAACCATCAGAACCACCGCATTCCAGCCCCACGCACAACTTACTGAGAGGTGCCGGCTGTCTTGTTAATGCATTCGCTGTGGCCATCCCTTCAAATGTCAGACGAATGGCCTCCTGCAATAACAACGATTCTGTACCTGTCTTTTGCTGGTCCAGGATGTATAACGGCTTATCAAAAGCAGGGTTTCTTTTCCTGATTTCTGCTTCCAGTATGGAAGCCTGTGCATTCTGGCATCCCAGACTTAACACCGTTGCACCTGCCACGTTAGGATGGGTGATGTATCCTG encodes:
- a CDS encoding RNA polymerase sigma factor; translated protein: MFNEREIISRILNGDLQAFELLVKQYQQLVFYIVNKLVKEQPDTEDISQEVFIKVYENLRNFSFKSKLSTWIASIAYRTALNHIRDNKKARIMHSGEDIADFYFTTETPERLSEQKDITAYINKLIAEMPLPYKSVLTLYHMNELSYQEIEQITGMPEGTVKNYLFRARKLLKDKLKSCLKDEYIRKPD
- a CDS encoding UxaA family hydrolase, giving the protein MEQQKILKAHPADNVIVALTDLTAGTTYKYEGNSYVPVNNIPAKHKFAAVPIPAGADVIMYGVLVGKAGSDIAYGELLTTGNTKHASSSFENAGKSISWQAPDTTAWQHRTFNGYHRSDGSVGTANYWLVIPLVFCENGNVDTLKEALLEPLGYAQKKSYAGYTRHLISQYRNGGQAVSDYTSSNAVPGKVERLFPQVTGVKFLTHEGGCGGTRQDAQTLCGLLAGYITHPNVAGATVLSLGCQNAQASILEAEIRKRNPAFDKPLYILDQQKTGTESLLLQEAIRLTFEGMATANALTRQPAPLSKLCVGLECGGSDGFSGISANPALGHASDLLVAMGGAVILAEFPELCGVEQNLIDRCTDPDNAVRFADLIKTYSLRAQQVGSGFDMNPSPGNIKDGLITDAMKSAGAARKGGSSPVTAVLDYPEKVTRAGLNLLCTPGNDVESTTAEVGAGANVVVFTTGLGTPTGNPIAPVVKVATNSILARKMNDIIDLNTGDIIDGKESVEAAGERILDYIIQVASGDIEVAAVRNGQEDFIPWKRGISL